CGATTCCAGGCACGAGTACGATGTCGCCGTCAAACGCGGTGGGGCATGAGAGCATCGGGCGGGATCGCGCCGAACTTGCCTGCGTTGTAGTCCTCCAGGGCCTGGATCAGTTCGGCTTTCGTGTTCATCACGAACGGTCCGTAGTGAACCACGGGCTCGCGGATGGGCTTACCGCCCAACAACAGAACGTCGAGCGCTCGCCGGTGTGAATCCTGTGATGCGTCTGCGCTGACGGTGATCCGGTCGCCGGGGCCGAGCACTGCCAACTGTCCCTGGTGAATCGGGTGGCCGACGGGGCCGACCGTCCCGCGCCCGGACAACACGTAGACGAGCGCGTTGAAGTCGCGGTTCCATGGCAGATTCAGCCGGGCATCGGGCTCAATCGTCGCGTGCGCCAAGGTGATCGGCGTGTGCGTGGCGCCCGGGCCTCGATGCCCGGCGACGCCGCCGGCGATCAGCCGGACCAGCGACCCACCGTCGTCGGAGGACAGCAGCTTGACCTGCTCACCCTCGATGGCCTGGTATCGCGGGGTCGCGAACTTGTCCTTGCGCGGCAAGTTCACCCAGAGCTGGATCCCGTGGAACAGCCCGCCGCTCTCGACCAGTTCGGCGGGCGGCGTCTCGATGTGCAGGATCCCCGATCCCGCCGTCATCCACTGTGTGGCGCCGTCGGTGATCAAGCCGCCGCCACCGTGGGAGTCCTGGTGGGCGAAGCGCCCGTCGAGCATGTACGTGACGGTCTCGAAGCCACGGTGGGGATGCCAGTCGGTGCCCCTCGGCTCGCCGGGTTCGTATTCGACCTCGCCCATCTGGTCCATGTGGATGAACGGGTCGAGGTCGGCGGTGCTGACTCCGGCGAACGCACGCACGACGGGAAAGCCCTCACCTTCATAGCCGCGCGGGCCGGTGGTGATGGAGCGGACCGGTCGCTCGGTGTCGGCGGGGTCGGCCGCGGCGATTCGCGGCAGTGTCAGGGTGTTGGCGCTGATAGCAGGCATGCCACGGATAACCGGACCGCAGTCCGATTTATTTCCACGATGCTGCTTCGATACCGCGAACAGACGTGAAAACCCCCAAATTGCGGCATTTCTAGGGGTGCACGCGTCTGCTCGCCGAAA
The nucleotide sequence above comes from Mycolicibacterium moriokaense. Encoded proteins:
- a CDS encoding pirin family protein, producing the protein MPAISANTLTLPRIAAADPADTERPVRSITTGPRGYEGEGFPVVRAFAGVSTADLDPFIHMDQMGEVEYEPGEPRGTDWHPHRGFETVTYMLDGRFAHQDSHGGGGLITDGATQWMTAGSGILHIETPPAELVESGGLFHGIQLWVNLPRKDKFATPRYQAIEGEQVKLLSSDDGGSLVRLIAGGVAGHRGPGATHTPITLAHATIEPDARLNLPWNRDFNALVYVLSGRGTVGPVGHPIHQGQLAVLGPGDRITVSADASQDSHRRALDVLLLGGKPIREPVVHYGPFVMNTKAELIQALEDYNAGKFGAIPPDALMPHRV